The Fibrobacter succinogenes genome includes a window with the following:
- the pnp gene encoding polyribonucleotide nucleotidyltransferase: MSTEAYQAKYGKMLDPKEVSVNLPDGRVITFETGRIAKQARGSAVAKMGDAFVLSTVCYGEEKDGDFFPLTVEYREKSYAAGRLPGGYSKREPGRPSDEEILSARIIDRPIRPMFPENFTREVQVVVQVLSSDKKFAPDVLGVSAASLSIGLSELPFEQQVAAVRVAVVDGQNVVMPTYDQVAVADLDLVVAGTEDSVCMVEGGAYEVSEDTMIGAILAGHEVIKEMCKAQQQLVDRCSKPKMELKPKFVGEDHDKLVATVKEVVWDELNKDVHSNMVKTDFYPAMADLCARMLEDARILALIGEGEAQDPKLAADAKAIFSDLERTAMREMILNEGVRLDGRTTTEVRPIEIEMGVLPRAHGSAIFQRGETQGLVICTLGTKADEQRFESMQGEGSKSYMLHYNFPPFSVGECKKLGLSRREIGHGHLAERSLAAVLPLPEDFPYTIRVVSEIMESNGSSSMASVCGGCLSLMDAGVPIKAPVAGIAMGLISEKGSVKEGGKIKILTDITGTEDHLGDMDFKVTGTAEGITAFQMDIKIRGITPELMREALEQARQGRIHILGKMAELGLAAPRPKVSDKAPTMLKMHIPTTKIRDVIGSGGSVIKGMQAQTGCTINIDDNGNIDIAAPTGKAGEVCRRMIEELTAEPEPGRKYKGKVKTIQPFGAFVEILPGRDGLVHISVKLSIKALLPPKPAAPAADAAPEASAPEAPTEA; this comes from the coding sequence ATGTCAACAGAAGCTTATCAAGCTAAGTACGGCAAGATGCTCGACCCGAAGGAAGTGTCGGTAAACCTTCCGGATGGTCGTGTCATTACGTTTGAAACTGGCCGTATCGCAAAGCAGGCACGTGGTTCTGCTGTCGCTAAGATGGGGGACGCGTTTGTCCTTTCTACCGTTTGCTACGGTGAAGAAAAGGATGGTGACTTCTTCCCTCTGACAGTTGAATATCGCGAAAAGTCTTATGCTGCCGGACGCCTGCCTGGTGGCTATAGCAAGCGCGAACCGGGTCGTCCGAGCGATGAAGAAATTCTTTCGGCTCGTATTATTGACCGCCCGATTCGTCCGATGTTCCCGGAAAACTTCACACGTGAAGTCCAGGTCGTCGTTCAGGTTCTTTCTTCCGACAAGAAGTTCGCTCCGGACGTTCTTGGCGTGAGCGCTGCATCCCTTTCCATCGGTCTTTCTGAACTCCCGTTCGAACAGCAGGTTGCTGCTGTCCGCGTGGCTGTTGTCGATGGTCAGAACGTTGTGATGCCGACTTACGACCAGGTTGCCGTGGCCGATCTAGACCTCGTGGTCGCCGGTACGGAAGACTCTGTTTGCATGGTCGAAGGTGGTGCTTACGAAGTGTCCGAAGACACGATGATTGGCGCAATCCTCGCTGGCCATGAAGTTATCAAGGAAATGTGCAAGGCCCAACAGCAACTGGTGGACCGCTGCTCCAAGCCGAAGATGGAACTCAAGCCGAAGTTTGTTGGTGAAGATCATGACAAACTCGTTGCTACCGTTAAGGAAGTTGTCTGGGATGAACTGAACAAGGACGTCCACTCCAACATGGTGAAGACCGACTTCTATCCGGCTATGGCAGACCTTTGCGCTCGCATGCTCGAAGACGCTCGCATCCTCGCTCTCATCGGCGAAGGTGAAGCTCAGGATCCGAAGCTCGCTGCTGATGCTAAGGCAATCTTCAGCGACCTCGAACGCACTGCAATGCGCGAAATGATTTTGAACGAAGGCGTTCGTCTTGACGGCCGTACCACGACCGAAGTCCGCCCGATCGAAATCGAAATGGGCGTGCTCCCGCGCGCTCACGGTTCTGCAATCTTCCAGCGCGGTGAAACCCAGGGTCTTGTCATTTGCACTCTTGGTACAAAGGCTGACGAACAACGTTTCGAAAGCATGCAGGGCGAAGGCTCCAAGAGCTACATGCTCCATTACAACTTCCCGCCGTTCTCCGTCGGTGAATGCAAGAAGCTCGGCCTCTCTCGCCGTGAAATCGGTCACGGTCACTTGGCTGAACGTTCCCTCGCTGCAGTTCTTCCGCTCCCGGAAGACTTCCCTTACACCATCCGCGTGGTTTCCGAAATCATGGAATCCAACGGTTCTTCTTCCATGGCCTCTGTTTGCGGTGGCTGCCTCAGCTTGATGGACGCTGGCGTTCCTATCAAGGCTCCGGTTGCTGGTATCGCCATGGGCCTCATCTCCGAAAAGGGTTCCGTCAAGGAAGGCGGCAAGATCAAGATCTTGACCGACATTACCGGTACGGAAGACCACCTCGGCGATATGGACTTCAAGGTCACGGGTACTGCTGAAGGTATCACTGCATTCCAGATGGACATCAAGATCCGCGGTATCACCCCGGAACTTATGCGTGAAGCTTTGGAACAGGCTCGTCAGGGTCGTATCCACATTCTTGGCAAGATGGCTGAACTTGGCCTCGCTGCACCGCGTCCGAAGGTTTCCGACAAGGCTCCGACGATGCTCAAGATGCACATCCCGACCACGAAGATCCGTGACGTTATCGGTTCTGGTGGTTCCGTCATCAAGGGCATGCAGGCTCAAACGGGTTGCACCATCAACATCGATGATAACGGCAATATCGACATCGCCGCCCCGACGGGTAAGGCTGGTGAAGTTTGCCGCCGCATGATCGAAGAACTCACTGCAGAACCGGAACCGGGCCGCAAGTACAAGGGCAAGGTCAAGACGATCCAGCCGTTTGGCGCATTCGTCGAAATCCTCCCGGGTCGCGACGGCCTCGTGCACATCTCCGTGAAGCTTTCTATCAAGGCTTTGCTCCCGCCGAAACCGGCTGCTCCGGCTGCCGATGCTGCTCCGGAAGCTTCGGCTCCTGAAGCTCCGACCGAAGCATAG